One window from the genome of bacterium encodes:
- a CDS encoding ABC transporter permease, with protein sequence MLTYGLQVTISLLVLGYFLVVIVGISNFIGRLSKMVEIHAYLSKDLAPEDFLRIDKEIKALEGVEKVKFISAEEAAENWNKTTGTDLESLLEYNPLPASYTVKAKRLDKVKELAEQVRRINGIDDVRYGQDIVVKLSRALFVAQLIFGVTILLLLGASFSSINNIVRLSIYSRRREIRIMQLVGATKWFIRWPFLLEGMLVGMLGGAVSAGLVWASYYGLANLIGELKVLSAGAQMEPARLEFIVLALVALGSAVGLASSFSALNRFLYEDEKMLIETARIRRELEDRK encoded by the coding sequence GTGCTCACCTACGGCTTGCAGGTGACCATTTCGCTTCTGGTTCTCGGATACTTCCTCGTTGTAATCGTCGGAATCAGCAATTTCATCGGCCGGCTGTCGAAAATGGTCGAGATTCATGCCTATCTGTCAAAAGATCTCGCGCCGGAGGATTTCCTGCGCATAGACAAGGAAATAAAGGCGCTCGAAGGAGTGGAAAAAGTCAAGTTCATAAGCGCCGAGGAAGCCGCCGAGAACTGGAACAAGACGACCGGAACCGACCTCGAAAGTCTGCTCGAATACAATCCTCTGCCCGCGAGCTACACGGTCAAAGCGAAGCGTTTGGACAAAGTGAAGGAGCTTGCGGAGCAGGTCAGGCGCATCAATGGAATTGACGATGTCCGCTACGGCCAGGATATCGTCGTCAAGCTCTCGCGCGCGTTGTTCGTCGCGCAGCTGATATTCGGCGTCACGATTCTTTTGCTGTTGGGAGCGAGCTTTTCTTCCATCAACAACATAGTCAGGCTTTCGATTTATTCGCGCCGGCGCGAAATCAGGATTATGCAGCTCGTCGGAGCAACCAAGTGGTTCATCCGCTGGCCGTTCCTGCTCGAGGGGATGCTGGTCGGGATGCTCGGCGGCGCCGTGTCGGCGGGGCTCGTATGGGCCAGCTACTACGGCCTGGCCAACCTGATAGGCGAGCTTAAAGTGCTTTCCGCGGGCGCGCAAATGGAGCCGGCCCGTTTAGAGTTCATAGTATTGGCGCTGGTCGCGCTCGGCTCGGCGGTCGGCCTGGCATCAAGCTTCAGCGCGCTCAACAGGTTCCTTTACGAGGACGAAAAGATGCTGATAGAGACCGCCAGAATCCGCCGCGAGCTGGAGGACAGGAAGTGA
- a CDS encoding peptidoglycan DD-metalloendopeptidase family protein, with product MNGLSVIIKGVFRRLLGGRAAAVFAALALVIAFAGLQAAPASAARSYKSRLQDIRERKKRIEADIRKLREEKGSLSEELRKLDGDLLKSQEELEGVRAELAEQEKEKARLEEEHESAKADLEDKRGLLADRSVEIYKQGDMTYLDVVLGAQSFSDFIDRLFYLQVIVENDGQLIEQVEDKIAEVVMMRVAVEQKINEVKEIKEEIAARIEEIKATRSTKQDAINAISRDEALYLKQVKELEEESKRIQADIRRLTSSGGGYKGEWKGSFLRPAPGPITSGFGYRRHPIFGVTKMHTGVDIDGETGDPIKAGGDGKVIWADWRGGYGKCIIIDHGKGVSTLYGHLSAFGVKTGDVVKAGQVIGRMGSTGYSTGSHLHFEVRINGDPVDPMRKL from the coding sequence GTGAACGGCTTGAGTGTTATTATTAAAGGCGTGTTCAGGCGGCTGTTGGGAGGCCGGGCGGCGGCGGTTTTCGCCGCGCTGGCGCTTGTCATCGCTTTCGCGGGGCTCCAGGCGGCCCCCGCGTCGGCAGCACGCAGCTACAAATCCAGGCTGCAGGACATCCGCGAAAGGAAGAAGCGCATCGAGGCGGACATCCGCAAGCTGCGCGAGGAAAAAGGAAGCCTTTCGGAGGAGCTTCGCAAGCTGGACGGAGACCTTTTGAAGTCGCAGGAGGAGCTTGAAGGCGTTCGGGCGGAGCTGGCCGAGCAGGAAAAGGAAAAGGCGCGGCTTGAGGAAGAGCACGAGTCGGCCAAGGCGGACCTGGAAGACAAGCGCGGCCTTCTCGCCGACCGCAGCGTGGAAATCTACAAGCAGGGCGACATGACTTATCTGGACGTCGTCCTGGGCGCGCAAAGCTTCTCGGATTTCATCGACAGGCTGTTCTACCTGCAGGTGATAGTCGAGAACGACGGACAGCTTATCGAGCAGGTGGAGGACAAGATCGCCGAAGTGGTGATGATGCGTGTCGCGGTCGAGCAAAAGATCAACGAGGTGAAGGAGATAAAGGAGGAGATCGCTGCCCGAATAGAGGAGATAAAGGCAACGCGCAGCACCAAGCAGGACGCGATTAACGCGATTTCCAGGGACGAGGCGCTTTACCTGAAGCAGGTAAAGGAGCTGGAAGAAGAAAGCAAGCGGATTCAGGCGGACATCAGAAGGCTCACGTCGTCCGGTGGCGGTTACAAAGGAGAATGGAAGGGCAGCTTTCTGCGGCCTGCGCCGGGGCCGATTACTTCCGGCTTCGGATACCGCAGACATCCGATCTTCGGCGTGACGAAGATGCACACGGGGGTGGATATCGACGGCGAGACGGGCGATCCGATAAAGGCGGGAGGCGACGGGAAGGTTATCTGGGCGGACTGGCGCGGCGGATACGGCAAATGCATAATCATCGATCATGGCAAGGGCGTGAGCACGCTCTACGGTCACTTATCGGCATTTGGCGTGAAAACGGGCGATGTGGTGAAGGCGGGACAGGTTATCGGGCGGATGGGCTCGACCGGCTACTCGACGGGCAGCCATCTGCATTTCGAAGTGCGGATAAACGGAGACCCGGTGGATCCTATGCGCAAGTTGTAG